Proteins encoded by one window of Antechinus flavipes isolate AdamAnt ecotype Samford, QLD, Australia chromosome 4, AdamAnt_v2, whole genome shotgun sequence:
- the NGF gene encoding beta-nerve growth factor, with amino-acid sequence MSMLFYALITAFLIGIQATPQTQDNGTAGHSIPQPQRTKAPHDPDTVHHTSHSPSAGTVDNRGAGQTLNVSVDPKLFKKRRLRSPRVLFSTQPPPVIADAQDVDFADDTAPLNRTHRGKRSAHPVFHRGEFSVCDSVSVWVGDKNTATDIKGKEVTVLAEVNINNNVFKQYFFETKCRDPKPVASGCRGIDSKHWNSYCTTTHTFVKALTMEGKQAAWRFIRIDTACVCVLSRKTGRP; translated from the coding sequence ATGTCCATGTTGTTCTACGCTCTGATCACAGCTTTTTTGATCGGCATACAGGCAACACCCCAGACACAAGACAATGGTACAGCAGGGCACTCCATCCCCCAACCCCAACGGACTAAGGCCCCACACGACCCTGACACAGTTCACCACACAAGCCACAGCCCCTCAGCCGGGACAGTAGATAACAGGGGAGCCGGACAGACTCTTAACGTCTCTGTGGACCCCAAGCTTTTCAAAAAGAGGCGGCTGCGCTCACCGCGGGTGCTGTTCAGCACTCAGCCCCCACCCGTCATCGCGGATGCTCAGGACGTGGACTTTGCCGATGACACGGCCCCCCTCAACCGGACTCACAGGGGCAAGAGGTCGGCGCACCCCGTTTTCCACCGGGGCGAGTTCTCGGTGTGCGACAGCGTCAGCGTGTGGGTCGGGGACAAGAACACCGCCACTGACATCAAGGGCAAGGAGGTGACGGTGCTCGCGGAGGTCAACATCAACAACAACGTCTTCAAACAGTATTTTTTCGAGACAAAGTGCAGGGACCCCAAACCCGTGGCCAGCGGGTGCCGAGGCATCGACTCCAAGCACTGGAACTCCTACTGTACCACCACACACACCTTCGTCAAAGCCCTGACCATGGAGGGCAAGCAGGCGGCCTGGCGCTTCATCCGGATCGACACggcctgtgtgtgtgtgctcaGCAGGAAGACTGGGAGACCCTGA